Genomic window (Onychomys torridus chromosome 5, mOncTor1.1, whole genome shotgun sequence):
AGACCATTGACCGGGAACGGAAACGGCTGGTAGATACGTTGCAGGCTGACTCTGGGCTGCTGCTGGACACGCTGGTGGCCCGGGGCGTGCTCACCGGGCCTGAGTATGAAGCCTTGGATGCGCTGCCTGATGCAGAGCGCAGGGTGCGCCGCCTGCTGCTGTTGGTGCAGAGCAAAGGCGAGGCAGCCTGCCAGGAGCTCCTGCGCTGTGCCCAGCATACTGTGCGTGTGCCCGACCCCGCCTGGGATTGGCAGCACGTGGGGCCTGGTGAGCACCAGGAGGGTGGAGCCTTGTTGAGATCGGGGGCGTGGCTTGGGGTGAGGCAAAACTAAGGGTAAGTGGAGGGCAGAGAATGTGGAGGTAACTAACCACAGAGGGGTGAATGAGCCTCAAGTATTCCACTTCCTCCCCAGGCTACCGGGACCGCAGCTATGACCCTCCATGCTCAGGTCACTGGACGCCTGAGGCACCCAGTTCAGGGACCGTATGTCCTGGGCTGCCCAGAGCTTCAGAGCAAGAGGAGATTGGAGGTCCGGAGGGCTCTGAGGCAGTGCACTCTGGAACCCCAGAGGAGCCAGGACTAGAAGCTGAAGCCTCTGAAGGGGATGAACCGAACCTGGAACAACAAACGGAACCGGAACCAGAGCCAGAGGTAGAACCAGAGCCAGAGGTAGAACCGGAGCCGGAACTGGAGCCGGAACCGGAGCCGGAGCTggagccggagccggagccggagccggagcctgagccggagccggagccggAGGAACCTGACTTCCAAGAAGATGAGTCTGAAGGTTGTGCGACTGCCTAAACCCTTGCTTACAGGCTTGTTAGAGGTTGAAATGAGGGCTGAGACCAATTTCACTGACCATCATCCTCTTTGTCTCTAGATTCCTGAAGGCCAGAATCCTAACCTGTACAAATCCTATCCAAGCTGGATAAGACCTAGGAACCTGCCAGAGCTTGACCCAAATGCACCAAGACTCCATTTACTGCAAAATGAATAAACTTGGGAGGGTTAGCCTGGACCTGACTCTCCACAGCTCTGGCTCTTTGCTCAGGAACTGAGGGTAGACGTGGGTTTGAGTCCCACTGACCTGAGCAGGCTTGTGtgaaacacccccacccccactaccgCATTCCACCCCCAAAATAGCCCAAACTATGTGTCTGGAGGTCTCAGATCTAGGCCCCAGTGGGACCTGGCCCAGCTCCATGCTCTCTTCacttcaggagccagctgggAGCCTATGGAGACAACAGTCCTTCTCCATGGAAATCACTAACCTTGGCAGACTGAGcaagggaaggggatgggggtcTCCCACTTGATGAGGGAAGTCTTGGAGCTCACAGTCTTGAAGGGGGACCTGAGAGGGGACTTGAGTAGACAGAAGCCACACACATCATTGTAACTGCTGTTTAATTATCTGGCTTTCCTCTGAACTGGGAGCGCAGTGGGGATCTAAGCAGTCACAGACTTACACAAGGAACTCTGTACATATCTATTAAGTCAGTGAATAAGAACTTCCCAGCTATGATTCCAagcttcacagatgagaaaacaaaagGCCAGGGTGGGAACAGTACTGGCTCCATCCCTCACGGCTGAATCTGAAGTGAAAATGGAGGCGCTCACCAGCTCTGACCTCTCCTGGCCCGAGAGGCTCAGAACTTAAGAACAAATGCTATAGGCCTGACCCGCAGGTTTGATTGTGGTTGCTTCCAGCCTGCACCAACTACTGCCAGAGACCAGCTGTGAGGGTGTGGTCAGAGACAGGCACAACCAAGGTTAGTGTGGGGACCGAGGGTGGGGCAGTGCTGGGCTCACAAGCCCTGAAgtccagcgtgtgtgtgtgtgtgtgtgtgtgtgtgtgtgtgtgtgtgtgtgtgtgtgtgtgtgtgtgtctgtgtgtctgtgtcataaGAGGGGACTAGGAACAAATGGTACCTTTCCAAAGTGTCCCGTCCCTCCACTGAACTTTCAGGAACTGCTGCCTCCCAGGCCCCGCCGGAGGCAAATTCATGGAAGAATACATCACCAGTGAGAGGGGCAAAATGCTGAAAAGTGGATTCCAGCCCAGCTGGGTCTCTGAGCCTGAGTGAAAGCCAGGACCCTATGCTCAGGCAAGCCACCTCAGAGGGGATCCTAACTCCCACTAGACCCAGTGAGAGGTAGACGGTAAGAATGCTGAAGAGCACCAACAGGccaggtgggggaagggaaaggccGGTACCAGACACCAAAAGCCATCTCATGCAGGAACAATTTTCTATTCCCAAATCAACCCACATTCCTATTCACACTCAGTTCCCCTCTCCCCAGGTCTCCCCTGGTCAGGAGTTTATGTGACATGCTAGTTCACAGGCCCCAGGAAGACTAGCAAGGACAAAAACCTTCTGACGTTGCCTTTCATCTTCCCAAGATGCTCCTGGTAGCCCAGTGCCCCCCTCAAGAAACACCTAGGCTATAGAACCATAAAGAGCTTCATATTCCGGTCTGAGACCTCTGTCAAGAGCTTCTGTCTATAATCCTTAGCCAACATCAGTCCGGGAGCAGGCGGCCCAGCTCCGCTTCATCCAGTCGGTTAGTGGTCATGATGTGTTCCAGCTGCTGCCGGTAGCGTACCAAGTCCTTCATAAAGTGGGGCACTCGGGTATTATCTAGGATTCCATGGGGCTTCAGTTGGTCCACATCTTCATAGGAGACCTACAGGGAGAAAACCAAGCCTCAGGGCTAATCACAACCTCTGGCTTTCAAGCAGCTAGTCCCAGATCTACTGATGGCTCAGGGCCATTTGCTCCCGTGATGACTCCTCTATTCCTGACCTACAAGAGACCTACCTCTATTTCTCTATTCCTACAATAGGTACCTCCAGGCTCAGCCCTGggtctgttctctttctctctacatCTTCTATGTTCTACAACCCATTCCCCTCCAGCCCAGATTATCCCCTCACCTCTAAACAGCATTCAACTGATACCTGGGTCTCTCTCAGGTGTCTCCCACATCCAACAGAGACTGCTGAATGTCGGCTGTCAGTCATCACCACAGTCAGGTGCAAGAAAGGGAAGCTGGGTTCTCATCTTCCCATTCGGGGAGTCAAACAGAATTCTACTATCTGTAGTTTATCTCTTTGCAACCATGCTACTGCCTGGTTAGGTCAAACCATGATCAGTTCTCTAAGAGTGAGGGAAGGCCTCCTCTATTTGCCTATCTTTTCATGCACCTCCCACAAGACATCCAGTAGGAGCCTCCTAAAGCAAAGCTGTGCCACACCTTTATTACAGCCCTCCAGTTACCCTTTGCTTCTGATTAGGTTTGCTTTTCCTCAACGCAATACAGGACTTGGGTTTTGGTCCatggccatttctccagcctcctgcctcagaactTCCTGACTGCTCCCTTGTTCTGGAACACTCACCTCCTTTGAAATATGTGCATACATCTGCAGGCTTGGTCACACATCTCATCTGGGATactaaagttttatttcttcttgtctgcttaccTCCACTCAAGTTCTTACCACCAGAGAGGCCTGGTATCCAGGCCTCCATCGAATATGTACTCAAAGGtacaggaaagaaggagaagccGGCTGAGGCCTCTGTAAGCCTGCATGCAGCCCCTTACCTTGCCCAGCGAG
Coding sequences:
- the Nol3 gene encoding nucleolar protein 3; translated protein: MGNVQERPSETIDRERKRLVDTLQADSGLLLDTLVARGVLTGPEYEALDALPDAERRVRRLLLLVQSKGEAACQELLRCAQHTVRVPDPAWDWQHVGPGYRDRSYDPPCSGHWTPEAPSSGTVCPGLPRASEQEEIGGPEGSEAVHSGTPEEPGLEAEASEGDEPNLEQQTEPEPEPEVEPEPEVEPEPELEPEPEPELEPEPEPEPEPEPEPEPEEPDFQEDESEDS